CGCCAAAGTCGAAACACGAGGTAAACAGCAGAAACGTAGAGCATTCACCGATGAGGAGTTAGCACGTTTGGTCGAATTTGCCCAAAGCGACGTTTGCTCTACCTAACGGCAGCGTATACTGGTCTTCGATTAAATGAACTTAAACAGTTCGTTGTCCTCGACCTTAATTTAGACACGGATAAGCCACATCTCAAAGCGAGGTCATCAACAACCAAAAACAAAAAGGATGCGATTGTTCCATTGCATCCTGAATTGGTTAAAGAACTGAACGAGCAAATTTCGCGTAAAGAGCCAGGAGAAAGTCTTTTTGGCATACGTGGCCACCCAGATGATACCTTTAATCGAGATCTCAAATGTGCTGGTATTGATAAGTTTGATGCTCTGGGTCCGAAAGGTGGATTTCCATGCCTTGCGGTACACCTTTGCGACAAGACTTGCTAGAAATGGTGTTTCTCAGAGATTAGCTCAAGAGCTCATGCGTCACAGTGATCTAAACCTGACAGCACGAATTTACACTGACGCATCACAACTACCCACATTCAGCACAATAGAGTCCCTACCCTTCGAAAATCAGAGCACCGGAACGTGGACACAAATAGGCACACAAAAACCAGACTTTTCAGGTCTTTCTCAGTCACAAACTGTCAAAATCAACTACGGAAATAATAATTCAGAAACTATTGATAATAAGGTTGATAGTCTCAATTTGTCAGGTGCTGACACACACTGTCCAATGGTACCTGGGGAGGGACTCGAACCCTCACACCGTTAAGTAGTGGTGTTTGAGACCACCGCGTCTACCATTCCGCCACCCAGGCAAGCTAAGGAAAAAAGAAAGGTAAGAGAGATTAGCCATCGTGCAACACAAATAATTAGCAAAGGATGACTGCAGTTTTAACCATCAAATACCAGCCGACGACTTGGACATTTGAAAGATTCTATTGATTCAGGCAACCGGTCGCCATGCAACAACCTCTGCACGTGGCGAACGAGAACCATTCCAGTAATTCCACATTAAACGTAGTGCCAAATCGATCGGTTGGTCCACAGGAGGTAAATTTTCTGCAGAGTTCCAGCCAACGACAAAAATACGCTGTCCTCGCGCACCATGAATTTTAAAACGGCAATGGTTTTGGCCAAAGCAAGTAGGAGGCTCAGCCAGTTTGATCGAAGATAGTGCAAAAACGGGTGTTGGATTTTCCTGACCAAATGGATGTAGTAAATCAAGTTGACCAAGCAACTCATCTCCCACCTCATTGCTCTCTATCCAAGCAGCAATGTCGATTTCAAGATCAGGAAAGCCACCATCCCCAACGTAACTTTCCACAGCTTCAGAGAATGCAGCACGAAAGCTCTCCAATTTTTCAACATCAAGACTGACGCCTACCGCCATAGAATGCCCACCCCATGAACCTAGAATTCGGTCACAATCCGTCAGAATTCTCTGTAAACATATACCTGCTATGCTTCTGCCGGATCCTTTGGCTAAGGATCCTTCTGAACCAAGGACAATGGCTGGTCGGCGAAACTCCCTTGCCAGACGACCAGCAACGATACCAACGACACCTGGATGCCATTCAGAGCCATACACGACAATGCCTGAGCTATCCGCAGAAAAGCCCTTTGCCTGTTCTAAAGCTTCCTGGAAAATTGCCCGCTCAATCCCCTGTCGCTCTCGGTTTGCAGCATCTAGCTCACGCGCAGCAAGAATACAGGAACCATAGTCATCACCCAAAAGCAACTCTACGGGCACAGCAGCATCAGCCATGCGACCGCTCGCGTTAATACGCGGGCCTATCCTGAAAGACACATCGGGTGTGGTTAAATCTTGATCAGGGGAGAGACCGGCAACATCAAGCAGCGCACGGATCCCAGGACGCGGTGTTTGTTGCAGCCGATGCAAGCCGAAACGCGTAAATATACGATTTTCACCAGTCAACGGAACAAGATCGGCGATCGTACCGAGTGCAACCAAATCTAGATAATCCTTGAGCTTGAGTTCCAGAGCGGTCTCGTCTTCCTCATCGCGCAGGCGCTTGGTGAGTCCATGCACTACTTTGAACACAAGGCCAACGGTGCATAGATTTCGCCATGGCTCATCCTCACCGTCATTAACGTGTGGATTGACCAGAATACAATCACTGGGAATTGCATCTTTTGACTGATGATGATCAATAATGACAACATCAATACCTTTGGCGCGAAGCCCAGCCACTTCTTCCACAGAATTCGTTCCGCAATCTAAAGCAACCAAAAGCTCCGGCTCTTCATCGGCAATCAATCGTTCCAAGGCAGCAGCACTTAATCCATAGCCCTCTTCAAGCCGACGCGGAACCAAATATTTAGGAAAGACACCAAAAAGGCGAAGAATACTGACCAGCAATACGGTACTCGTTACACCATCGACATCATAGTCGCCTACGATGCCTATCCGCTCGCCGTCTCGCATCGCACGAATGAGGCGATCAACTGCCTTATCAAGATTGGTAATACGAAAAGGATTATCCAGATGGGCTAATCGCGGATGGAGGAAACGATTTGCCGCCTCAACCTCAGTAACTCCTGCACGACACAGGAGTGATGCGACAACCGGACTCACATCCATGCCAGACACCAGCTGGTCAACAATACTCTGTTTTGGCGCGGAATACCGCCAATGAATATTGGTTTTACCAGGCTTTTTGTCTGACACTTCGTCCTAGCCTTAGCTTTTGACTGGTTTACGAGCCTTCTGGCTGGTTGATTCCCATTCGTAGGTTGGACGCTTGGTTTCGCCTTCAGTAACACTCTTACGATTTCCTTTGTGCCAGGCATAAAAGACCGGGCTAGCAATAAAGATCGATGAGAATGTTCCAGTCAGAATACCGATGATAAAGATGAGTGCAAAATCGGTCACAATACCTTCACCAAAGACCCAAAGCGAAGTCGCCGCAACCAAGGTAGTCACACTGGTCAACAAGGTTCGTGAAAGCGTGCGGTTAATCGCAAGATTCACGACGTCGAAGAGCTTCATCTCCGGGTTCAGCTCCAACTCTTCTCGAATACGGTCAAAGACAACGATGGTATCATTGATCGAATAACCAAGAATCATAAGAATTGCGGCAACCATCGGAGCTGAAAACTGACCAGCACCTATTCCTAGAACTTGACCAAGGATAACATAAATACCTATCGACATTAAAACGTCGTGCACGGTTGCAACAACTGCGCCAACACCATACCCAACTTCAAAGCGAATCGCGACATAAAGCAGAATGGCAATCAATGCAATGACCACAGATTTAAGAGCGTTCAGTTGAACGGCTTTACTGACCGAGGCTCCAATAATGCTGGTTTCAACAACCTTAAGTTCAGCATCCGGAAATGCTGCCTTCATCACTTCGACAACTTGATCACTTCTATCCTTTTCCAAGTCCATTTGGATACTGAGGCGCTCTTTGTTATCCCCAATCAGTTTCTGAAATACTGGTTGGACTTCACCAAGGTCATTCTCATCAGCAACCTCAAGGATACGACTAATGCTAAGTTGATCTTTCGCATCCTGATTGAACTCCAGCTTTACCTCGGCTCCGCCCTTGAAGTCTTTTCCAAGAATAGATCCTGAGTGGGTCACAATTGCACCGATTCCAATCAGAACAATGATCCATGACGTCACAAATGCAGGAACGCGGAATTTGAGAAATTGGATTTTCGTCGGTTTGAAAAGCGTGAAAGGCAGAAGTTTTTTCGCACCAAT
The Rubellicoccus peritrichatus DNA segment above includes these coding regions:
- a CDS encoding tyrosine-type recombinase/integrase yields the protein MLWVRKVDFHALRYTFATRLARNGVSQRLAQELMRHSDLNLTARIYTDASQLPTFSTIESLPFENQSTGTWTQIGTQKPDFSGLSQSQTVKINYGNNNSETIDNKVDSLNLSGADTHCPMVPGEGLEPSHR
- the recJ gene encoding single-stranded-DNA-specific exonuclease RecJ, which produces MSDKKPGKTNIHWRYSAPKQSIVDQLVSGMDVSPVVASLLCRAGVTEVEAANRFLHPRLAHLDNPFRITNLDKAVDRLIRAMRDGERIGIVGDYDVDGVTSTVLLVSILRLFGVFPKYLVPRRLEEGYGLSAAALERLIADEEPELLVALDCGTNSVEEVAGLRAKGIDVVIIDHHQSKDAIPSDCILVNPHVNDGEDEPWRNLCTVGLVFKVVHGLTKRLRDEEDETALELKLKDYLDLVALGTIADLVPLTGENRIFTRFGLHRLQQTPRPGIRALLDVAGLSPDQDLTTPDVSFRIGPRINASGRMADAAVPVELLLGDDYGSCILAARELDAANRERQGIERAIFQEALEQAKGFSADSSGIVVYGSEWHPGVVGIVAGRLAREFRRPAIVLGSEGSLAKGSGRSIAGICLQRILTDCDRILGSWGGHSMAVGVSLDVEKLESFRAAFSEAVESYVGDGGFPDLEIDIAAWIESNEVGDELLGQLDLLHPFGQENPTPVFALSSIKLAEPPTCFGQNHCRFKIHGARGQRIFVVGWNSAENLPPVDQPIDLALRLMWNYWNGSRSPRAEVVAWRPVA